CAGAGCTGAAGAACAATTTGTTGAGTATTGGGAAATTGCAATCAAAGGGGCTTaccattttgtttcaaaatggaaCGTGCGAGGTGTTTCATCCTGAGAGGCTTAATCATAGAGACAAGAATGCATTTGAATCGAATTTTCGTACTGCATGCTATATCTCAACCTGTAGCATCCACTTGTTTCTATACAATCACAAAATATATTGAACAACTTTGACACTGTAGATATGGAAGACTCTCGAGCAAAAGAAGATTGTGGATGGTTTACCACAGCTCAAATCTCCTCTCNaaaaaaaaaaaaaaaaaaaaaaaaaacagcatgttttgaaatataattgagAGGAGAGAATTCAAATTCTGCTCTAATCATCTCGCTTtcagcattttttttatttttttatttgagaaattttattaGGTTGGAATTTACAATATAAGTTGTTATTCAATTAGCTACAAATTTACAATATActcaaatttaaatgtttattattatttattattattttataataatagtaaagtGAATATAACTCAAtagtaattaaaatgttaaattaggTCCGAGGTTCTGTTTCATCCACTAAtctatgttttaatttaagtttatttttttaataagaaaagaatTCCATAACTCAATTAGACATAAATATTTCTAAGAAATTCTCGTCATATACTAAACCCAATCTAACtagttcatttcatttattggtTTTCAAGTAGAATATtaaccttatttatttattttcaaatatttaattaaaccgctaaattttaatatatatttaaaaaaatggtggaagaataaataaaataaaattaaactaaataaagcAATAAATATATACGGACATGGCAAGTAAAAAtgtatcttttaaaattaaccataATCTGGGTAGATTAAGTTCcattaatctttaaaaaaaattcataaactaGCTAAAtctagaaaattttcatttatttgaacctaatccaaacaaaaatctCTGAATTATACATGGAAAGCGGGAACCAATTCATTCCAGTTGAATTTGCAAGCCTAATGCATGACATAATTAGTTCATAATTCATCGTTTTCCTCATCACATTCCATATTATGTTTTCCATCTCTATATAAACTCTTCCCTTATTTTCAATCTTCATCTCATCTCTCATCGGAATTATGTGGACCCAAACCCTTCCGATTATGGCCGCTTTCATGGCCACTTTCATGTTCCTCCTCGCCCTAACCAACGCTCAAAACGCCCCCAGTGACTATCTCGCGCTTCACAACCGCGCTCGAGCCCAGGTCGGCGTCGACCCCATGCAATGGAGCAATACCGTGGCCGCGTACGCTCAAGCCTATgcggaaaaaagaaagggtgaCTGCGCGATGATTCACTCAACCGGGCCGTACGGGGAAAACATAGCCGCTGGGTACTACCCTGAGTTCACCGGGGCGGATGCGGTGAAGCTGTGGGCGAACGAGAAGCCGTTGTATGATCATGCGTCGAATAAATGCGTGGGTGGTGAATGTGGGCACTACACTCAGATGGTGTGGCGAAGCTCGGTCCGGCTTGGATGTGCTAGAGTGCCCTGTAAGGCTAATTCTCAGTTTGTTGTTTGCAATTACGATCCTCCTGGCAACTATATTGGGGAAAAGCCTTATGATTCTTTGGTGGTTTGAAGAGatttggttttaaattttttatgaattgtAATAAAGTTTGTGAGAGaatcatgaatttatgaa
This DNA window, taken from Cucurbita pepo subsp. pepo cultivar mu-cu-16 unplaced genomic scaffold, ASM280686v2 Cp4.1_scaffold000806, whole genome shotgun sequence, encodes the following:
- the LOC111785890 gene encoding basic form of pathogenesis-related protein 1-like; this encodes MWTQTLPIMAAFMATFMFLLALTNAQNAPSDYLALHNRARAQVGVDPMQWSNTVAAYAQAYAEKRKGDCAMIHSTGPYGENIAAGYYPEFTGADAVKLWANEKPLYDHASNKCVGGECGHYTQMVWRSSVRLGCARVPCKANSQFVVCNYDPPGNYIGEKPYDSLVV